In Lentimicrobium sp. L6, the following proteins share a genomic window:
- a CDS encoding serine hydrolase — MKKFTRITFIFFVLIAVTYFFLPQYVQKALIHLTPSIDDYKIFNNRTIKADVAEPWGIHKDYNSYNISNEDRAQMEALEPIAYLVIQNGKILYEEYWDGYSETSLSNSFSAAKSVVSLLIGIALDEGHIKSLDQKVMDFIPEYNTPKNSVLSIRDVLTMSSGLNWDESYSSPFSLTTEAYYGSDLPRLITSLVVVEEPGKKFNYLSGNTEVLAMVVQAATGKSISDYASEKIWTKIGSEHDALWNLDSKDGMEKAYCCFNTNARDFARFGQLILNDGSWNSKQIVSEKYIKEATSPAKWLLGEDNKPLSYYGYQYWIINYNGQQLPYMRGILGQYIIPIKDKNAVIVRLGHKRSTEYINHHPSDVYHYLDIAEKILKP; from the coding sequence ATGAAAAAATTTACTCGCATCACTTTCATCTTCTTTGTATTAATAGCTGTCACCTATTTTTTCTTACCTCAATATGTGCAAAAAGCATTAATCCATTTGACTCCAAGTATTGATGATTATAAGATTTTCAATAACAGAACCATAAAAGCAGACGTAGCAGAACCATGGGGAATACACAAAGATTATAATTCCTATAATATAAGTAATGAAGATAGAGCGCAGATGGAAGCTTTAGAACCTATTGCTTATTTGGTGATACAAAATGGTAAAATCCTCTATGAAGAATACTGGGATGGTTATAGTGAAACAAGCCTGTCCAACTCCTTCTCTGCTGCTAAATCTGTAGTTTCTCTGCTGATTGGAATTGCTTTAGATGAGGGGCATATTAAAAGCCTCGACCAAAAAGTAATGGATTTTATTCCTGAATACAATACTCCTAAAAATAGTGTTTTGAGTATACGAGATGTACTCACCATGAGCTCTGGCCTCAATTGGGATGAATCCTATTCTAGCCCATTTTCATTAACAACAGAAGCCTATTATGGCAGCGACCTCCCCAGGTTAATTACATCTTTAGTTGTGGTAGAAGAACCGGGAAAGAAATTCAATTATCTAAGCGGTAATACCGAGGTATTAGCCATGGTTGTACAAGCAGCTACAGGTAAATCTATCAGCGATTATGCATCAGAGAAAATATGGACTAAAATAGGTTCAGAACATGACGCCCTCTGGAATTTAGACAGTAAGGATGGAATGGAGAAAGCTTATTGCTGTTTTAACACTAACGCTAGAGATTTTGCTCGTTTTGGTCAATTAATACTAAATGATGGTAGCTGGAATTCAAAACAAATCGTTTCTGAAAAATATATAAAAGAAGCTACAAGTCCTGCAAAATGGCTATTAGGGGAAGACAACAAACCTTTGAGTTATTATGGCTACCAGTACTGGATCATCAATTATAATGGTCAGCAATTACCTTATATGCGTGGTATTTTAGGACAATATATTATTCCAATAAAAGATAAAAATGCTGTTATTGTTAGATTAGGCCATAAAAGAAGCACAGAATATATCAATCATCACCCTTCTGATGTTTATCATTATTTAGATATAGCAGAAAAAATACTTAAGCCATAA
- a CDS encoding glycoside hydrolase family 97 protein, translating into MKKHNWLIFILLMATLLSNSQSIIQESPDKSYSIEIFIENQVKISVYHVDSELIHDMIIACSVDEYDIDYSKYKIRKEEQITLIVEDPVPVKFAEQEVIYSQLLIEFSNKVQLELLLGDEGFAYRWLFNFKNDIFINDEILEFQLNDKDLVYFPKETTMTSHYERLYVKKELSEIDSKEFCSLPVLFQKQSGNNVFFSEADLYDYPCLFLEKQNESNSFKAIFPKVVLEIEANENGADRNQTITKEANYISATKGKRSLPWRVFGLAKDDKQLAMNNMVYQLSSPLKLEDTKWIKPGKVAWDWWNANNIIGVDFESGINNETYKYYIDFASEYGLEYIILDEGWSKTTTNILECQKDINVEELVKYGQEKNVGIILWTLWGPLDEKMDEAMSLYESWGVKGVKVDFMQRADQYMVNYYERVAQTAAKHHLLVDYHGAFKPAGLRRAYPNVLNYEGLKGLENVKWSKIMTPEHNLTLPFIRMAAGPMDYTPGAMDNAHEEYFNIRWNRPMSMGTRCHQVAMYVIYESPLQMLCDNPSNYYREKESTQFISQIPTTWDETIVLEAKVGSYILMARRNGNNWYLGGMTVEEQEFEIELDFLENASYQVEIMQDGINSDKNAQDYKHISTSIESSEKIQVKMHKGGGYIAILKKEK; encoded by the coding sequence ATGAAAAAGCATAATTGGCTAATTTTTATTTTATTGATGGCCACCTTATTATCGAATAGTCAAAGTATTATTCAAGAGTCTCCAGACAAATCCTATTCCATAGAAATATTTATTGAAAATCAGGTGAAAATAAGTGTGTATCATGTGGATAGTGAGCTCATACATGATATGATCATTGCTTGTTCGGTGGATGAATACGATATTGATTATTCTAAATATAAGATTAGAAAAGAAGAGCAAATTACATTAATCGTTGAGGATCCAGTTCCTGTTAAATTTGCTGAACAAGAAGTCATCTATTCACAATTGCTTATCGAATTCTCCAATAAAGTGCAATTGGAGCTTTTATTAGGTGATGAAGGTTTTGCCTATAGATGGTTATTCAATTTTAAGAATGATATTTTTATTAATGATGAAATTCTGGAATTTCAATTGAATGATAAGGATTTGGTGTATTTCCCAAAGGAAACTACCATGACTTCTCATTACGAGCGATTGTATGTTAAGAAAGAGCTTAGTGAGATTGACTCAAAAGAATTCTGTTCATTGCCAGTATTATTTCAAAAGCAATCTGGCAATAATGTGTTTTTCTCTGAGGCTGATCTTTATGATTATCCATGTCTGTTTCTAGAAAAGCAAAATGAATCCAATTCCTTTAAAGCGATTTTTCCGAAAGTGGTTTTAGAAATTGAAGCCAATGAAAATGGAGCGGATAGAAACCAAACCATAACTAAGGAGGCTAATTATATTTCTGCTACAAAAGGAAAACGAAGTTTGCCGTGGCGTGTGTTTGGCTTAGCCAAAGATGATAAACAATTGGCTATGAATAATATGGTTTATCAGCTGTCTTCACCACTGAAATTGGAAGATACTAAATGGATAAAACCAGGAAAAGTAGCTTGGGATTGGTGGAATGCCAATAATATTATTGGAGTTGATTTTGAATCAGGAATAAATAACGAAACTTATAAATACTATATCGATTTTGCTTCAGAGTATGGATTGGAATATATTATTTTGGATGAAGGCTGGTCCAAAACGACTACCAACATTTTAGAATGTCAAAAAGATATAAATGTTGAGGAGCTTGTTAAATATGGTCAAGAGAAAAATGTAGGAATCATCCTCTGGACTTTATGGGGGCCTTTAGATGAAAAGATGGACGAGGCCATGAGTTTGTATGAGTCCTGGGGAGTAAAAGGAGTGAAGGTAGATTTTATGCAACGTGCCGATCAATATATGGTCAATTATTATGAAAGAGTGGCACAGACTGCGGCCAAACATCATTTATTGGTCGATTATCATGGCGCTTTTAAACCAGCAGGTTTGAGGAGAGCTTATCCAAATGTGCTTAATTATGAGGGGTTAAAAGGATTAGAAAATGTAAAATGGAGTAAGATAATGACTCCAGAACATAATCTAACTCTTCCATTTATCAGAATGGCAGCAGGTCCAATGGATTATACGCCAGGGGCTATGGATAATGCACATGAGGAGTATTTTAATATTCGATGGAATCGTCCAATGAGTATGGGAACTCGATGTCATCAAGTGGCCATGTATGTGATTTATGAATCTCCTTTGCAAATGCTTTGTGATAATCCTTCTAATTATTATCGTGAAAAAGAAAGTACTCAGTTTATATCTCAGATTCCAACTACTTGGGACGAAACCATAGTTTTAGAAGCAAAAGTAGGCTCCTATATATTAATGGCTCGTAGAAATGGCAATAACTGGTATCTTGGTGGAATGACCGTAGAAGAACAAGAATTTGAAATTGAACTCGATTTTTTAGAAAATGCTTCTTACCAAGTAGAAATCATGCAAGACGGAATTAATTCTGATAAGAATGCTCAAGATTATAAGCATATATCTACTTCAATAGAATCCTCAGAGAAAATACAAGTGAAGATGCATAAAGGAGGAGGATATATCGCCATTTTAAAGAAAGAAAAATAG
- the purE gene encoding 5-(carboxyamino)imidazole ribonucleotide mutase produces the protein MKPLVSIIMGSTSDLPVMEKAAKYFEEMEIPFEINALSAHRTPAEVEVFAKNAKENGIKVIIAGAGMAAHLPGVIASMTPIPVIGVPIKASLDGMDALLAIVQMPPGIPVATVGINGALNAAILASQMMATGDEELMKKNIAYKENLKQKIVKANEELSKLDYKFKV, from the coding sequence ATGAAACCATTAGTAAGTATTATTATGGGCAGTACTTCTGACCTTCCAGTGATGGAAAAAGCTGCAAAATATTTTGAGGAAATGGAAATTCCTTTTGAAATAAATGCATTATCAGCACATCGTACACCCGCAGAGGTAGAAGTGTTTGCAAAAAATGCAAAAGAAAATGGAATTAAGGTGATTATCGCAGGTGCAGGAATGGCTGCCCATTTACCTGGTGTGATAGCAAGTATGACTCCAATACCTGTTATTGGTGTTCCTATTAAAGCCAGTCTTGACGGAATGGATGCATTGTTGGCTATTGTTCAAATGCCTCCCGGTATTCCAGTGGCTACAGTAGGAATTAATGGCGCATTAAACGCTGCTATTTTGGCCTCCCAAATGATGGCTACTGGCGATGAGGAATTGATGAAGAAGAACATAGCTTATAAAGAAAACCTCAAGCAAAAGATAGTAAAAGCTAATGAAGAACTGAGTAAACTTGATTATAAATTTAAAGTTTAG
- a CDS encoding ATP-binding protein, with protein sequence MRKYICLIVLLFGFGWIGMLVSCSPGKKELESKLSTDVDDQKDAFLNLTFSMLRTMPDSALLMLDSAKRWINEGTELELKLINVIGTYFWYQGQYDSAIYYYRISYSKSLEYGNKERQLVSISNIGALYNNLSYNDSVILYLNKGLVLAEELNDTDQKAKIYFDLAMLYTRLDFNQNALEYIQKVEDHYINMGDSMKLAYYYSVRATVYQNLDNFEMSRKYSFKAIELCKNPKRSFFLCNLYNNLGVAYWQVKEDYDSSRVYLQKAYSLHSDKTKSTNSYLTTIINLGGMELKAQNYTLGLRYLQKALRINLTYEDEYRAGAINVNMGMAYLGLQKLDSAKYYLNRGLELSLKSGAQEFSQNAYSGLYKLETLQENYQSASKYQDKFYEISDSISSENVKNRIAELEIIHETAKKDRENQFLQNENQLNEALIHKQKIVYSIIIISLILLLVFMGLLLSNKMKLRVLNEELIKKNTEVSEKNSIIEEKNVNLEKQTDQLISLNQTKDKFFSIISHDLRGPFNSLLGLLEILEEDFNDLNDAEKLKIIKRLHSNSRNTYNLLVNLLEWSRTQRGHITPDFLSIPLYNSAQSSITFLRQRINDKKHVIINKIDEDIRVIADVNLLLSVFTNLINNAVKFTPDGGNIIVSAKRIGVNVEMEINDNGIGIPEDQLDKLFSIDTSFSRKGTNDELGTGLGLLTCKEFVYLMNGTCRVESKEGKGTSFFIQLKSA encoded by the coding sequence ATGCGAAAATACATATGTTTAATAGTCCTACTTTTTGGTTTTGGCTGGATTGGTATGTTAGTAAGTTGTAGTCCAGGAAAAAAAGAACTTGAAAGTAAGCTGAGTACTGATGTTGATGATCAAAAAGATGCATTTTTGAATCTTACGTTTAGTATGTTGAGGACTATGCCTGATTCTGCACTATTAATGCTCGATTCTGCGAAAAGGTGGATAAATGAAGGAACTGAATTAGAGCTAAAGCTCATTAATGTAATTGGTACTTATTTTTGGTATCAGGGGCAGTATGATAGTGCTATATATTATTATAGGATAAGTTATTCTAAATCTCTTGAATATGGTAATAAAGAAAGACAATTAGTTAGTATTTCAAATATTGGTGCTCTTTATAATAACTTAAGTTATAACGATAGTGTAATTCTTTATTTGAATAAAGGACTGGTATTAGCAGAAGAGCTAAATGATACAGATCAGAAAGCTAAGATTTATTTTGATTTAGCAATGTTATATACTAGGTTAGATTTTAATCAAAATGCTCTTGAATATATACAAAAAGTAGAAGACCATTATATCAATATGGGTGATTCTATGAAGTTAGCATATTATTATTCTGTCCGAGCTACTGTTTATCAAAATCTCGACAATTTTGAAATGTCAAGAAAGTATTCTTTTAAAGCAATTGAATTGTGCAAAAATCCAAAAAGAAGCTTTTTTCTCTGTAATTTATACAATAATTTGGGTGTCGCTTATTGGCAAGTGAAAGAAGATTATGATAGTTCTAGGGTTTATTTACAGAAAGCTTATTCTCTGCATTCTGATAAAACGAAATCAACTAATTCATATTTAACTACTATTATTAATCTTGGAGGAATGGAATTAAAGGCACAAAACTATACTCTTGGCCTTCGGTATTTACAAAAAGCATTAAGAATAAATCTTACATATGAAGATGAATACAGGGCAGGAGCAATTAATGTTAATATGGGTATGGCTTATTTGGGTTTACAGAAATTAGATTCAGCCAAATATTACTTAAACCGTGGATTAGAGTTATCATTAAAATCAGGGGCTCAAGAGTTTTCGCAAAATGCTTATTCAGGATTATACAAGCTTGAAACATTGCAAGAAAATTATCAATCCGCCAGTAAATATCAGGATAAATTTTATGAAATTAGTGACAGCATAAGCAGTGAAAATGTAAAAAACAGAATTGCAGAACTTGAAATTATTCATGAAACTGCAAAAAAGGATAGAGAAAATCAATTCCTACAGAATGAAAATCAGCTAAATGAAGCACTTATTCATAAACAAAAAATAGTTTATAGTATTATTATAATTAGTTTAATTCTACTGCTTGTTTTTATGGGCTTATTATTGAGTAATAAAATGAAATTGCGTGTTTTAAATGAAGAATTAATAAAGAAAAACACAGAGGTTTCTGAAAAGAATAGTATTATTGAAGAAAAGAATGTAAACCTTGAAAAACAAACCGACCAATTAATTAGTTTAAATCAAACCAAGGATAAATTTTTTAGTATCATTTCCCACGATTTACGAGGCCCCTTCAATAGCCTCCTGGGTTTGTTGGAGATTTTAGAGGAGGATTTTAATGACTTAAATGATGCTGAAAAATTAAAAATCATTAAAAGATTACACTCCAATAGCCGAAATACTTATAACCTGCTTGTCAACCTCTTAGAATGGTCAAGGACTCAACGTGGACATATCACTCCAGACTTCCTAAGTATTCCTTTATATAATTCAGCACAATCCTCAATAACGTTTTTAAGACAGCGGATTAACGATAAAAAGCACGTAATTATTAATAAAATTGATGAAGATATACGTGTAATTGCTGATGTCAATCTATTATTAAGTGTTTTTACAAACCTTATCAATAATGCTGTTAAATTTACACCTGATGGTGGAAATATTATTGTTTCAGCTAAACGAATAGGAGTGAATGTTGAAATGGAAATTAACGATAATGGGATTGGTATTCCAGAAGATCAATTGGATAAACTATTTAGTATAGACACTTCTTTTAGTCGAAAAGGAACCAATGATGAATTAGGGACAGGTTTAGGCTTGTTGACCTGTAAGGAGTTTGTATACTTAATGAATGGAACCTGCAGGGTAGAAAGTAAAGAAGGTAAAGGAACTAGTTTCTTTATACAGTTGAAATCTGCCTAA
- a CDS encoding tetratricopeptide repeat-containing sensor histidine kinase yields MNLKSLYIIALVFLNVNLSFGNLNKVDTAVINDWISISKKLLFKKPDSASLFLDSIYNASKKIDYQYGLYKTYSSKAVIIYMRGDYEQSIYEYEKAFPYVDENVPFQEIRLYNNIAYSLRSLGFQDSALLYTRRGSEIALEKGLFDFYQQSVLDIASTYLDMDKYIEAAEYYHIVEKNTESSQDKEYLIKAYSSLAMFYYRIEDFDKSYDFYFQAIKIDENYDELDLLNVNYANLGLLYKDVAYDYDSAIYFFRKSIQLVRSYELPRKQLMANINIGNTFIDRNILDSANYYYELVYNDTLLEDFPTYQAAVYTNMGMYHLRNKDYQKARAFLNDGLELSMKYELLRFQKNAHRELSSLDSIQGNHEDALMHYKLFHQISESLKLMEVNNQMAILEYEKFMAKEKYNYELLTKENENQNQEIIIQRAVIGTVFLMVMVLVVIIVIVSRNRKKINSLNTDLQSSNHSLGELNKDLMLQRKEMKDLLMSKDRFVSILGHDLKNPFTGLLGLLELMELDWDEMPDQEKKEGIQQLNQSSIQTYRLLEDLLDWGKTQQGLIKAEKEEFKVFNLFHEVKTIFSLQLKKKEIHLEMRAEEGYIVNSDHKLCSQILQNLLGNAIKYSQVGGLISMTLEEQDGQVLICVIDEGIGIPKDKIQGLFKLDCNFNRPGTQNEKSSGMGLLLVKEYANIIGAEIRVESDVNKGTAFCLVMKK; encoded by the coding sequence ATGAATCTTAAATCTTTATACATAATTGCATTAGTATTTCTCAATGTTAATTTGAGTTTTGGTAACTTAAATAAAGTAGATACTGCTGTTATAAATGATTGGATATCCATAAGTAAAAAACTGCTTTTTAAGAAACCTGATTCAGCCAGTTTATTTTTAGATTCAATTTATAATGCTTCAAAAAAGATTGATTATCAATATGGATTGTACAAAACATATAGCTCTAAAGCTGTAATTATTTATATGAGAGGTGATTATGAGCAATCTATTTATGAGTATGAAAAAGCTTTTCCTTATGTAGATGAGAATGTGCCTTTTCAAGAAATCCGGTTATATAATAATATTGCATATTCTTTAAGGAGTTTAGGCTTTCAAGATAGTGCCCTGCTTTATACGCGAAGGGGAAGTGAAATAGCGCTGGAAAAAGGATTGTTTGATTTTTATCAACAATCTGTTTTAGATATAGCTTCTACCTATTTGGATATGGATAAGTATATTGAAGCTGCAGAATACTACCATATTGTTGAGAAGAATACTGAATCATCACAAGATAAAGAATACTTGATCAAAGCGTATAGCTCTTTGGCTATGTTTTATTATCGCATAGAAGACTTTGATAAATCATACGATTTTTATTTTCAGGCGATAAAAATTGATGAGAACTATGATGAACTGGATCTACTGAATGTAAATTATGCGAATCTAGGCCTTTTGTATAAAGATGTTGCTTACGATTATGATTCTGCAATATATTTCTTTAGAAAATCAATTCAGTTGGTACGATCATATGAGTTACCAAGAAAGCAATTAATGGCAAATATCAATATAGGAAATACTTTCATTGACAGAAATATTCTTGATTCAGCAAATTATTATTACGAATTAGTATATAATGATACTTTGCTAGAAGATTTTCCAACATACCAAGCTGCTGTTTATACCAATATGGGAATGTATCATTTGAGGAATAAAGATTATCAGAAAGCCAGAGCATTTTTAAATGATGGATTGGAACTATCAATGAAATATGAGCTTTTAAGATTTCAAAAAAACGCACATAGAGAATTGTCTTCCTTAGATTCCATTCAAGGAAATCACGAGGATGCTTTGATGCATTATAAGTTATTTCATCAAATTTCCGAATCATTGAAGCTCATGGAGGTGAATAATCAAATGGCTATATTGGAATATGAGAAATTTATGGCCAAAGAAAAATACAATTATGAGCTTTTAACTAAAGAAAATGAAAACCAGAATCAAGAAATCATTATCCAGAGAGCAGTGATTGGAACTGTCTTTTTAATGGTTATGGTTTTGGTGGTCATTATAGTAATAGTAAGTAGAAATCGAAAAAAGATTAATTCATTAAATACTGATTTGCAAAGCTCTAATCACAGTTTAGGGGAGCTTAATAAAGATTTAATGCTGCAGAGGAAGGAGATGAAAGACTTATTGATGAGTAAAGATAGGTTTGTTTCGATTCTTGGTCATGATTTAAAAAATCCTTTTACTGGTTTACTCGGTTTGCTTGAGCTTATGGAGTTGGATTGGGATGAAATGCCAGACCAAGAAAAGAAAGAAGGAATTCAACAATTAAATCAATCCTCCATACAAACCTACCGATTATTAGAAGATTTATTAGACTGGGGAAAGACTCAGCAAGGACTCATTAAAGCTGAAAAAGAGGAGTTTAAAGTATTCAATCTATTTCATGAAGTTAAAACAATCTTCTCTTTACAGCTTAAGAAAAAAGAGATCCATTTAGAAATGAGAGCGGAGGAGGGTTATATAGTAAATTCCGATCATAAATTATGTTCTCAAATTCTCCAAAACCTACTGGGCAATGCCATTAAGTATAGTCAAGTGGGAGGCCTTATAAGTATGACCTTGGAAGAACAAGACGGACAAGTTCTCATTTGTGTTATTGATGAAGGAATTGGGATTCCTAAGGATAAAATCCAAGGCTTATTTAAGCTCGATTGTAATTTTAATAGGCCAGGAACACAAAATGAGAAAAGTAGCGGAATGGGCTTGTTGTTAGTGAAAGAATATGCCAATATTATTGGAGCTGAAATACGTGTGGAGAGTGATGTGAATAAAGGAACTGCTTTCTGTTTGGTGATGAAGAAGTAG
- a CDS encoding glycoside hydrolase family 2 protein gives MRIEKALLDNWTFSEPGIEESFIARVPGSIHLDLLENKKIPDPFLSNNEEKLKWIENKDWTYSTTFELSSEELKKQKTNLIFEGLDTYADVYLNGELIFSSDNMFLEYSKNVTEHLQERNDLVVHFNSTIKIAEPLYDAHEIRLPAGNDRNEKRTSVFTRKAPYQFGWDWGPRLVGASIWKPVYLEFWDDISVEKPSITQKELQKNIAKLEIELPIHSIEKKEVEIQVFKNQELILSEEIELKKGLNQFNKEITIENPKLWWPNGYGEAYLYDFNFKVIDGGSIWNEELKIGLRTIELERKKDSIGESFQFVVNGESIYMKGANYIPQDAFPSRVSEKDYKKTIQLSKEANMNMLRVWGGGYYEMDEFYELCDENGILVWQDFMFSCSLYPGDENFLKNVEEEAQQQILRLKNHACLALWCGNNEMNELWHNWGYQTAFNYSAQDSIDTWHDYLKVFDDLLPKLVEQYDSNTDYLESSPVFGWGREESMTHGDSHYWGIWWGKQPFEMYEEKVPRFSSEFGFQSLPHLNTIFSFTDSSQLDLFSEDMKAHQKSSIGNQTILDYLPQYYPEPSNFKEMIYVSQLLQAYGMDLAFRAQRFAKPLCMGTLYWQLNDCWPGLSWSSIDYYKQKKATHYVAQQDFATFLVQSKIVDNRLISTIVSDSLQDVQAKLEILVMSLKGDTLKRFSEELNIPANQVLDFDLAMFHIRQIERHKSFIYSKLISDDKVLAEHIDFFGNPKNIKLPKAELDLKEISENRFEVSSSPSTFHYSVALSTSEFGNFEPNFFHLLPGMKMIIDFVPNEENKTIMARDIAIISLNGFK, from the coding sequence ATGAGGATTGAGAAGGCACTACTTGATAACTGGACCTTTTCTGAACCAGGGATAGAAGAATCATTCATAGCCAGAGTACCAGGAAGTATTCACCTCGATTTGCTAGAAAACAAAAAGATTCCAGACCCATTTTTATCCAATAATGAGGAAAAGCTCAAGTGGATTGAAAATAAAGACTGGACCTATTCTACGACTTTTGAATTGAGTAGCGAAGAATTAAAAAAGCAGAAGACAAATCTCATTTTCGAAGGATTAGATACCTATGCTGATGTATACCTCAATGGGGAATTGATTTTTTCTTCGGATAATATGTTCCTAGAGTATTCCAAAAACGTGACTGAGCATCTTCAAGAAAGAAATGACTTAGTAGTTCATTTTAATTCTACTATAAAAATAGCAGAACCTCTTTATGATGCTCACGAGATTCGTTTACCTGCAGGCAACGACAGAAATGAAAAAAGAACCAGTGTTTTCACACGTAAAGCCCCTTACCAGTTTGGTTGGGACTGGGGCCCTCGCCTTGTTGGTGCCAGCATATGGAAACCGGTTTATTTAGAATTCTGGGACGATATTTCTGTTGAAAAACCAAGTATTACTCAAAAGGAATTGCAAAAAAATATTGCTAAGCTAGAAATCGAATTGCCTATTCATTCAATTGAAAAGAAAGAAGTTGAAATACAAGTCTTTAAAAATCAAGAACTCATATTAAGTGAAGAAATTGAATTGAAAAAAGGATTAAACCAATTCAATAAAGAAATCACTATAGAAAACCCAAAACTATGGTGGCCCAATGGTTATGGAGAAGCCTATTTATATGATTTCAATTTTAAAGTAATTGATGGAGGATCTATTTGGAATGAAGAATTGAAGATTGGACTCAGAACTATAGAGCTGGAAAGAAAAAAAGACAGTATTGGTGAGAGCTTTCAGTTTGTAGTCAATGGAGAATCCATTTATATGAAAGGCGCCAATTATATTCCACAAGATGCTTTTCCAAGTAGAGTTTCGGAGAAGGATTATAAAAAAACCATTCAACTCAGCAAAGAAGCCAATATGAATATGTTGAGAGTATGGGGAGGCGGATATTATGAGATGGACGAGTTTTATGAGCTTTGCGACGAAAATGGAATTCTGGTTTGGCAAGATTTTATGTTTTCTTGTTCCCTCTATCCAGGCGATGAAAATTTCCTTAAAAATGTGGAGGAGGAAGCTCAGCAACAAATTCTCAGATTAAAAAATCATGCCTGTTTAGCACTTTGGTGTGGTAATAACGAGATGAACGAGTTATGGCATAATTGGGGATATCAAACTGCTTTTAACTATTCGGCTCAAGATTCTATAGATACTTGGCATGATTATCTCAAAGTATTTGACGACCTACTCCCCAAACTCGTTGAACAATACGACTCCAATACCGATTATCTAGAATCCTCCCCAGTTTTTGGTTGGGGAAGAGAAGAAAGCATGACTCACGGCGACTCCCATTATTGGGGTATTTGGTGGGGCAAACAACCTTTTGAAATGTATGAGGAAAAAGTACCTCGCTTTTCTTCTGAATTTGGATTTCAATCCCTACCTCACTTAAACACCATCTTCAGTTTTACCGACTCCTCTCAATTGGATTTATTTTCGGAGGACATGAAAGCCCATCAAAAAAGCTCCATTGGTAATCAAACCATCCTCGATTATCTGCCGCAATATTATCCAGAGCCCTCTAATTTTAAAGAGATGATATATGTCAGCCAATTATTACAAGCCTATGGAATGGATTTAGCTTTTAGAGCCCAGCGCTTTGCAAAACCATTATGTATGGGAACTTTATATTGGCAACTCAACGATTGTTGGCCTGGCCTGAGTTGGTCGTCCATAGATTATTACAAACAAAAAAAGGCAACACATTATGTGGCTCAGCAAGACTTTGCTACTTTCTTAGTTCAATCAAAAATCGTAGATAATAGACTCATCAGTACTATTGTTTCAGATAGTTTACAAGATGTTCAAGCTAAACTGGAAATCCTAGTGATGTCCCTTAAAGGAGATACTTTAAAAAGATTTTCTGAAGAGCTTAATATTCCAGCTAATCAAGTCCTTGATTTTGATTTAGCTATGTTTCACATTCGCCAAATTGAACGGCACAAATCATTTATATACAGCAAACTAATAAGTGATGACAAAGTATTGGCTGAACATATCGATTTCTTTGGAAATCCAAAAAACATCAAATTACCCAAAGCAGAATTAGACCTAAAAGAAATTAGCGAAAACCGATTCGAAGTGAGCTCCTCTCCTTCTACTTTCCATTATTCTGTTGCATTGAGCACCAGCGAATTTGGAAATTTCGAACCTAACTTTTTTCATTTATTACCTGGCATGAAAATGATTATTGATTTTGTTCCAAACGAAGAGAACAAAACTATTATGGCTAGAGACATTGCCATTATTTCCTTGAACGGTTTTAAATAG